From a single Pseudomonadota bacterium genomic region:
- a CDS encoding SDR family oxidoreductase, protein MSKIALITGASRGIGAATARRLADEGYDVCVNYRRDKAGADAVLRAIAADHPVRAIAVQADVAREDEVERLFRAVDEQLGRVSAMVNNAAILRPQMRVAEMDAQRINDVFASNVTGVFTCCREAVRRMSRAHGGEGGAIVNVSSVAARLGAPNEYVDYAASKGAVDALTIGLAKEVAAEGIRVNCVRPGFIYTDMHADGGEPGRVDRIKAGLPLGRGGQPHEVAAAVAWLLSDDAAYTTGTFIEVAGGR, encoded by the coding sequence ATGAGCAAGATCGCATTGATCACCGGCGCCAGCCGCGGGATCGGCGCCGCCACTGCTAGGCGACTCGCCGACGAAGGCTACGATGTGTGCGTGAACTACCGCCGAGATAAGGCGGGCGCCGACGCGGTATTGCGCGCCATCGCTGCCGACCACCCCGTGCGGGCCATCGCCGTACAGGCCGATGTGGCGCGCGAGGATGAGGTCGAACGGCTGTTTCGCGCCGTGGACGAGCAACTCGGACGGGTCAGCGCGATGGTCAACAATGCCGCTATCCTAAGACCCCAGATGCGCGTCGCCGAGATGGACGCGCAACGAATCAACGACGTGTTCGCGAGCAACGTGACCGGTGTGTTCACCTGCTGCCGTGAGGCCGTTCGCCGCATGAGTCGTGCGCACGGCGGTGAGGGCGGTGCGATCGTCAACGTATCCTCCGTCGCTGCGCGCTTGGGAGCGCCGAATGAATATGTCGATTACGCTGCTAGCAAGGGTGCCGTCGACGCGCTCACGATCGGCCTCGCCAAGGAGGTGGCCGCGGAGGGTATCCGCGTGAACTGCGTGCGTCCGGGCTTCATCTACACCGACATGCACGCAGATGGCGGCGAGCCCGGCCGCGTCGATCGGATCAAGGCCGGCTTACCCCTCGGCCGCGGTGGGCAGCCGCACGAGGTAGCTGCGGCCGTCGCCTGGCTGCTATCAGACGATGCGGCGTACACCACAGGCACGTTCATCGAGGTCGCTGGCGGGCGCTAG